ATCGGCGTTATAGGGGTCTCTCAGCGTCCCGCGCAGGTCGGCACCAACTTTCGGGGCAATGTCTCTGAGACCTATGGTTTCCGTCTCGCTGAGAACACCGACATTCAGTATTTCCGACAGAAGTTTGGCAGCGCTGTTGCGGCCTCCATGCCTGATTTGGCTGTAGGTGAATGTCAGTTCCTTAAAGACGGGAAGGTCGAGCGGGTGCAATTTCAAGCCTGAAAAACCCTATAGGAATTTCGCTATAGGAATTTGGCCCAAGGGGATTCCCTTTGGGCCATTTTTCTGTCGTCCTCATGGCATCTGAGGCGGGTGAGCCGCCACTTCATCAATGAGGCTTTGACAATGAAATCTCTCAATCTGACAGCCATCGCAACGGGCGCTCTGACGTTCGCCGCTGGCATGTTTTTGTATGAGAAATTCGTCAAGCCGAACCTGTAAGGGGCGGCTTCATGAACTCTCTTATTCCAACGGGCAAAATGGTCGTAGGCGGCGTGGTGGCCGTTCTCGCTGTTGGCCTGCTCTTCCGACACTTTGGTGACGCGCCTGTCGTGGCGGACTCACGCAAAGGCTTTCAGGGGCTTCTCTAAATGGGTATCCACTACAATCGAAAATTGCCTGACTTCTCGCCTGTGCAGGCGGGCGCTCAAGCAGCCATTCAGATCCCTCGTGGTCCGACCTATCGCACCCTCATTCTGAAATATGCCCGTGGTGGCACTCCTGCCACTGAGGCGCAGTTAAAGTCTGATATTGAACAGGTGCGCATCAAGGTCAACGGAACAACCCGATGGGCGGCTACCGGCACGCGCTTGGTGGATATTCTCACCAAGTATTACGGCCACACGCTGACCGATGGGCTTTTGTTCATTGATCTGGCGCGGCACGATCTGGCCACTATCCAGGGCGCGGACAATCTCGCTTGGGGCACCAACAATGTTCAAACGCTGACGCTGGAAGTCGATATCGCTTCAGGTGCGGTCAATCCAGAAATCGAAGCCCATGCGGTGATTGATCCGGTCAAGCGTGACCTGGGCATGATCGTTGAGTGTTGGGAGGTTCCCTTCAGCACAGCTGTTGGTGGCACGTTTGAAATTTCGACAATTCCCGAAGCGCGAGGGCAGCTATTTGCGATGCATGTTGCTGGAGCGAATGCCACGGGCTTGGAAGTGGAAATCGACAATGTGATTTTCCAAAACGCGCCTTCTGATGTTCTGAACGCACTCTATGCCCGAGTGCCTTCCGGTCGTGTGCCGCAAGCTGACTATCAGCACTATACGCCTACCTATCTTGATCGGTTGGATGATGTGCTGCCTTTGTCCGCTCAAGACTGGCGGTTGAAGGTCGCTATGTCGGCGGCGGGGTCT
The DNA window shown above is from Parvibaculaceae bacterium PLY_AMNH_Bact1 and carries:
- a CDS encoding major capsid protein P2 (Derived by automated computational analysis using gene prediction method: Protein Homology.), with the protein product MGIHYNRKLPDFSPVQAGAQAAIQIPRGPTYRTLILKYARGGTPATEAQLKSDIEQVRIKVNGTTRWAATGTRLVDILTKYYGHTLTDGLLFIDLARHDLATIQGADNLAWGTNNVQTLTLEVDIASGAVNPEIEAHAVIDPVKRDLGMIVECWEVPFSTAVGGTFEISTIPEARGQLFAMHVAGANATGLEVEIDNVIFQNAPSDVLNALYARVPSGRVPQADYQHYTPTYLDRLDDVLPLSAQDWRLKVAMSAAGSADIFMETLNQPLGPAAV
- a CDS encoding hypothetical protein (Derived by automated computational analysis using gene prediction method: GeneMarkS-2+.), coding for MNSLIPTGKMVVGGVVAVLAVGLLFRHFGDAPVVADSRKGFQGLL